From Nicotiana tabacum cultivar K326 chromosome 22, ASM71507v2, whole genome shotgun sequence, one genomic window encodes:
- the LOC107783155 gene encoding indole-3-pyruvate monooxygenase YUCCA6-like has protein sequence MDYLREIEGKRSHDHCYFHKKKIERCVYVPGPVIVGGGPSGLAVAACLKSKGVPSVVLERSNCIASLWQLKTYDRLRLHLPKQFCELPLMSFPNDFPTYPTKQQFTNYLENYAKTFDINPVFNQTVISAEYDRNLGFWRVKTAATEYVCRWLVAATGENAEAVVPGIEGMDGFGGSIMHTCLYKSGEIFRGKKVLVVGCGNSGMEVCLDLCNHNATPSIVVRHAVHVLPQEMLGKSTFGMSMWLLKWLPMRLVDGFLLMVSRLMLGDTSQLGLDRPQTGPLELKNLSGKTPVLDVGTLAKIKNGDIKVCPGIRRLNHHTVEFVNGKAENFDAIILATGYKSNVPSWLKERTMFSEEDGLPKRPFPNGWKGESGLYAVGFTKRGLLGASMDAKKIADDIQTCWLSESKHVTAFARSPLSQS, from the exons TGTTCCGGGGCCGGTGATAGTGGGAGGAGGACCATCAGGTCTAGCAGTAGCAGCTTGTTTGAAATCAAAAGGAGTTCCGAGTGTTGTTCTAGAAAGATCTAACTGTATAGCATCATTGTGGCAACTCAAAACTTATGATCGTCTCCGCCTTCATTTGCCAAAGCAATTTTGTGAACTTCCCCTTATGTCATTTCCTAATGATTTTCCAACGTACCCCACAAAGCAACAATTTACTAACTACTTGGAGAATTATGCCAAGACGTTTGATATTAACCCCGTTTTTAATCAAACGGTGATTAGTGCTGAGTATGATCGGAATCTCGGGTTTTGGCGGGTGAAGACGGCGGCAACGGAGTATGTATGCCGGTGGCTGGTGGCGGCGACGGGAGAAAATGCGGAGGCGGTAGTGCCGGGTATTGAAGGGATGGACGGGTTCGGTGGAAGTATAATGCATACGTGTTTGTATAAAAGTGGTGAAATATTTCGAGGGAAAAAAGTGTTGGTAGTTGGGTGTGGAAATTCAGGAATGGAAGTGTGTTTGGATCTATGTAATCATAATGCGACTCCTTCTATTGTGGTTAGACATGCT GTGCACGTCCTACCACAAGAGATGCTGGGAAAATCAACTTTTGGGATGTCCATGTGGTTATTAAAGTGGTTGCCCATGAGGCTTGTCGATGGATTTCTGCTAATGGTTTCCAGGTTGATGCTCGGCGATACGTCGCAGCTCGGCCTTGACCGGCCGCAGACGGGGCCGCTCGAGCTCAAAAACTTGTCCGGAAAAACACCGGTGCTCGACGTTGGCACACTCGCTAAGATTAAAAATGGAGACATTAAG GTATGTCCGGGAATTAGGAGATTAAATCATCACACGGTGGAATTTGTGAATGGGAAAGCAGAAAATTTTGATGCAATAATCTTAGCCACTGGTTACAAAAGCAATGTGCCCTCTTGGCTAAAG GAAAGGACAATGTTTTCAGAGGAAGATGGGCTTCCAAAAAGACCATTTCCTAATGGTTGGAAAGGGGAAAGTGGGCTCTATGCAGTGGGATTCACAAAACGTGGATTACTTGGAGCATCAATGGATGCCAAGAAAATTGCAGATGATATTCAAACTTGTTGGCTCTCTGAATCTAAACATGTTACAGCCTTTGCTCGATCTCCATTATCACAATCATAG